The Nisaea sediminum genomic sequence CGCCTCCTTGATCTTGGCGGAGCGGGTCTCAAGATCGTCCGCCTTGCCGGCATCGATCGCCGCCTTGGACGCGAGTGCCGTCGCCTTCATGAAGGCATGCAGCATCAGCCGGTCGACGCCGTCGCGTGCCTGCTTGGCATAGTCTTTCGGAAGCTTCGGATTCTTCAGCGCTTCGGTGAGACGCTTGGCGCCGGCCTCGCAGCGGTCGGTCAGACCCGCTTCGGCCTGCTTCTTCATCTGAACAAGCGCGCCTTCGATCGACACCTTCATGGCTTCGATCCGGCGCTGTTCAGCTTCCTCCTCGGCGGTCTTTTCTTTCCCGAACCCGAACATCTACAGCTCCTCGCCTAAAATGATGACGGAATCGCATATTGTTTCATCAATATGATAGTGGATTTATTAAGAAAAGCTATAGAAAAGGATTGTAAGTCATTGAGCCTTTTTGCCAATTTTAAATCGCATTTAAGCTATTGTTGCGCGAATATTGGCAAATGAATGGTTAATTTTTGACGTCGGGGAGTGTTAGGGGTTGGCGCGCGGTGTCCGTCAAATACCGTCTGCTCGCCGCGGCCGGGAATTTTCCGCTCGCACATGACCTTCGGCGGACGCGCAACGGTTCCACTCGATGGAGAAACCGCGTTGGTAGCAGGGAAAGGCGCGTTGGACCGCCTTATGCCCGGTGGCGTGCCCTAATTCCCTGATTCCAAACCGACTTCCCGCCCGGATAGTACTTGCGTATTCTCGCGGTCCTTTGGGATTGGGGGGGGGTAGAATGAAACTCTCGCATGCCTGCGAGCGCTTTCTAGAGCATTGTCGTCTGGAGAAGGGCCTCAGCGAACACACGCTCCGGGCCTATCGCACCGATCTCGCGGAGTTCAGGAAGTGGCTGCGCGAAGATCCCGCGCTGACCGAAGTCGCGCCCGAACGGCTGCAGGCCTTTCTTGCCCATATGCGCGATGCGAGAGGGCTGAAATCGACGACGGTAAAGCGCAGGTTCGCGGCACTGAAGGTGCTGTACGCCTATTTCGAACGTCAGGAAATCGTCGACGATAACCCGTTTCGCCGCTTTCAGCTCGCGCTTCGTCTCGGCCGGAGGTTGCCGCGCAATCTCAGCAAGGGGGAGCTCGGGGAGCTGACGGCGGATATTGCGGTGTCCGTTGCGAAGCGGCCGAAATCCGCCGAGGCACACAAGCGCGCAACGGTGGATCTCGCGATAGGCCTGATCCTGGTTACCGGCATTCGCGTCGGCGAACTCTGCGCCATAGAGCTTCCCGACATCGATCTTGAGGACGCATCGATCCGGATCCGCGGGAAGGGCAACCGCGAACGCAGGGTGTTCCTCGTCGGCGAGGAGATCTGCGCCGGCGTCGCCGCTTATCTGAAAGAGCGGGAGGCGCGGCCTCTGGCCCTGGGACACGCGGTTTTCCTTGTAAATGCCCGCGGCGGCCCGGCAGCACCGGGCCATATCCGTTCCCTCCTGAAAGAGAAGGCAGACGCGCTCGGACTGCCGAGACGGATTACTCCGCACATGCTCCGCCATACCGCAGCGACCGAGTATCTGGAGAAGGGGGTCGATATCCGCTACGTGCAGCGGCTCCTGGGACACGCCTCGATCGCAACGACGGAGATTTACGCGGCGGCCACGGACGAGGGGTTGAGGAGAGCTTTGATGCGATAACTAGGAATTATTCATGCCATTTGTTCTTTCCGTTGGCGTAAGTCTTCCCGATTATTCCGCGAGTAATTCATATGTAAAAAACTTGT encodes the following:
- a CDS encoding tyrosine-type recombinase/integrase, which translates into the protein MKLSHACERFLEHCRLEKGLSEHTLRAYRTDLAEFRKWLREDPALTEVAPERLQAFLAHMRDARGLKSTTVKRRFAALKVLYAYFERQEIVDDNPFRRFQLALRLGRRLPRNLSKGELGELTADIAVSVAKRPKSAEAHKRATVDLAIGLILVTGIRVGELCAIELPDIDLEDASIRIRGKGNRERRVFLVGEEICAGVAAYLKEREARPLALGHAVFLVNARGGPAAPGHIRSLLKEKADALGLPRRITPHMLRHTAATEYLEKGVDIRYVQRLLGHASIATTEIYAAATDEGLRRALMR